One Tiliqua scincoides isolate rTilSci1 chromosome 9, rTilSci1.hap2, whole genome shotgun sequence DNA segment encodes these proteins:
- the RGS9BP gene encoding regulator of G-protein signaling 9-binding protein produces MAKEECKALLDALSKVTACYRHLVLTVGGTADSQNLREELKQARQKAQELAVAARNQLTAALRDKAVGREERAELERLWVLFSSCLEILEVDMRRALELGLEFPLNVPRKPLIQTGMSGGTSAVAARAMSVQNMKYEAERDIDVLDLKDLENEINQVGEMMYEMEMKVNVPQWTVEAKQDPGAELKSTISVGASSIGMIEVEEHKSFCDISKVLAGVIFTAVLLVAIILAVCVAKLS; encoded by the coding sequence ATGGCGAAGGAGGAGTGCAAGGCGCTGCTGGACGCGCTGAGCAAGGTGACCGCCTGCTACCGGCACCTGGTGCTCACCGTCGGGGGCACGGCGGACTCGCAGAACCTGCGCGAGGAGCTGAAGCAGGCGCGGCAGAAGGCGCAGGAGCTGGCCGTGGCCGCGCGCAACCAGCTCACGGCCGCGCTGCGGGACAAGgcggtgggcagggaggagcggGCGGAGCTGGAGCGGCTCTGGGTGCTCTTCTCCAGCTGCCTGGAGATCCTGGAGGTGGACATGCGCAGGGCGCTGGAGCTGGGGCTGGAGTTCCCGCTCAACGTGCCCAGGAAGCCGCTCATCCAGACGGGCATGAGCGGGGGCACCTCCGCCGTGGCCGCGCGGGCCATGAGCGTCCAGAACATGAAGTACGAGGCGGAGCGCGACATCGACGTGCTGGACCTCAAGGACCTGGAGAACGAGATCAACCAGGTGGGCGAGATGATGTACGAGATGGAGATGAAGGTCAACGTCCCGCAGTGGACCGTGGAGGCCAAGCAGGACCCCGGGGCCGAGCTCAAGTCCACCATCAGCGTGGGCGCCTCCTCCATCGGCATGATCGAGGTGGAGGAGCACAAGTCCTTCTGTGACATCAGCAAAGTCCTGGCCGGCGTCATCTTCACCGCGGTGCTGCTGGTCGCCATCATCCTGGCGGTGTGCGTGGCCAAGCTCTCCTAA
- the NUDT19 gene encoding acyl-coenzyme A diphosphatase NUDT19 — MGSRLRPWREAATVVLAAGGGCGPRRGGFDYRLLLLRRSPSSGFLPGAHVFPGGAVDEADFSGEWRALLPGAPGDGGRLPGDVALRICAVREAFEEAGVLLLAEAEAEAEAGAPPAARPARLPPGERLPPAAELAEWRRRVQREPRAFLELCRRLRRAPNVGALLEWARWLTPAARAGRRFDTAFYLCCLGQAPPAASHDRAEVTACQWSTPLEALELFKSQDIWIAPPQFYELCRLCNFPSLHDLHKFGSERALEGCERWMSVVLVASDGHMQLLPGDELYPEDPDFTGEREPMLTTNKKIEDLMKGASRLHRIVIRDLHNVTIHVNIQPKYKHIRPIKMDSKVGNNEDYNSRL; from the exons ATGGGCTCGCGGCTGCGGCCCTGGCGGGAGGCGGCGACGGTGGTGCTGGCGGCGGGGGGCGGCTGCGGGCCGCGCCGGGGCGGCTTCGACtaccggctgctgctgctgcgccggAGCCCGAGCAGCGGCTTCCTGCCCGGCGCCCACGTCTTCCCGGGCGGCGCGGTGGACGAGGCGGACTTCTCGGGCGAGTGGCGGGCGCTGCTGCCGGGCGCGCCGGGCGACGGCGGGCGGCTGCCGGGCGACGTGGCGCTGCGCATCTGCGCCGTCCGCGAGGCCTTCGAGGAGGCGGGCGTGCTGCTGCTGGCCGAGGCCGAGGCTGAGGCTGAGGCCGGGGCGCCGCCCGCCGCCCGCCCGGCCCGGCTGCCGCCCGGGGAGCGCCTGCCGCCCGCCGCCGAGCTGGCCGAGTGGCGCCGCCGCGTGCAGCGGGAGCCGCGCGCCTTCCTGGAGCTCTGCCGCCGCCTGCGCCGCGCGCCCAACGTCGGGGCGCTGCTGGAGTGGGCGCGCTGGCTCACCCCCGCCGCGCGCGCCGGCCGCCGCTTCGACACCGCCTTCTACCTCTGCTGCCTCGGCCAGGCCCCGCCGGCCGCCTCGCACGACCGCGCGGAGGTCACCGCCTGCCAG TGGTCAACACCCCTAGAAGCTCTTGAACTATTTAAGAGTCAAGACATCTGGATCGCACCACCCCAGTTTTATGAACTATGCAGACTCTGCAACTTTCCATCACTTCATGATCTGCATAAGTTTGGCTCTGAACGGGCCTTAGAAGGATGTGAACGTTGGATGTCAGTTGTGCTGGTTGCTTCAGATGGTCACATGCAGCTATTGCCAG GTGATGAGCTATATCCAGAAGATCCCGATTTTACAGGTGAGAGGGAACCAATGTTGACGACAAATAAAAAGATTGAAGATTTAATGAAAGGAGCTAGCAGACTTCATCGGATAGTGATACGAGATCTACATAATGTTACTATCCATGTAAATATCCAACCCAAATATAAACACATCAGGCCAATAAAAATGGACTCCAAAGTGGGAAATAATGAAGATTACAATAGCAGATTATAG